The following are encoded together in the Ovis canadensis isolate MfBH-ARS-UI-01 breed Bighorn chromosome 2, ARS-UI_OviCan_v2, whole genome shotgun sequence genome:
- the LOC138432547 gene encoding succinate dehydrogenase [ubiquinone] cytochrome b small subunit, mitochondrial, which yields MATLWRLSVLCGVREGRALLLRTPVVRPALVSAFLQGRPAQGWCGTQHIHLSPSHHSGSKAASLHWTGERVVSVLLLGLIPAAYLNPCSAMDYSLAATLTLHSHWGIGQVVTDYVHGDAVQKAAKTGLLVLSAFTFAGLCYFNYHDVGICKAVAMLWKL from the coding sequence ATGGCGACTCTCTGGAGGCTAAGTGTCCTCTGCGGCGTCAGAGAAGGGCGAGCTCTGCTCCTCCGAACCCCAGTGGTCAGACCAGCTCTTGTCTCAGCATTTCTCCAGGGCCGACCTGCTCAAGGATGGTGTGGAACACAGCATATTCACCTGTCCCCCAGCCACCATTCTGGCTCCAAGGCTGCATCTCTCCACTGGACTGGTGAGAGGGTTGTCAGTGTTTTGCTCCTGGGCCTAATTCCAGCTGCTTATTTGAATCCTTGTTCTGCAATGGACTACTCTCTGGCCGCAACCCTCACTCTCCACAGTCACTGGGGCATTGGACAAGTTGTTACTGACTATGTTCATGGAGATGCAGTGCAGAAAGCTGCCAAGACAGGCCTTTTGGTGCTCTCAGCTTTCACCTTTGCTGGGCTCTGTTACTTCAACTATCATGATGTGGGCATCTGCAAAGCTGTGGCTATGCTGTGGAAGCTCTGA